A window from Triticum aestivum cultivar Chinese Spring chromosome 6D, IWGSC CS RefSeq v2.1, whole genome shotgun sequence encodes these proteins:
- the LOC123142189 gene encoding protein DETOXIFICATION 35: protein MAYTEPLLFTTPHNTHSPRALHRVAAFGPPTPASTPRKPGQDDDEALASSSSMVVSMRDDETGALVATVGGEGDEPDDDPLDAPPVRTVKAGLAVFADESRRLWAIGAPIAFNILCLYGTNSTTQIFVGHIGNRELSAVAIGLSVVSNFSFGFLLGMGSALETLCGQAFGAGQVAMLGVYMQRSWIILTASALLLSPLYIFAGSILRLLGQEEAIAAAAGEFTLRIIPQMFALAINFPTQKFLQAQSKVMALAWIGFAALIAHVGLLALFVSLLGWGVAGAAAAYDISSWLTALAQVAYVVGWCRDGWTGLSRAAFNELWAFVKLSLASAVMLCLEIWYMMVLVVLTGHLDDAEIAVDSISICMNINGWEGMLFIGLSAAISVRVSNELGSGRPRATVHAVAVVLAQSLALGLAAMVLILATRNEFAVIFTGDRHLQKAVANIAGLLAVTMVLNSIQPVISGIAVGGGWQAAVAYINLGCYYAFGLPLGFIFGYLFRWGVSGIWAGMLCGTALQTGILMYMVFKTDWKAEASRALERVRLWGGQHAKLPTTDSEETS from the exons ATGGCATACACGGAGCCTCTCCTTTTCACCACGCCACACAACACCCACAGCCCGCGCGCCCTCCACCGGGTCGCCGCCTTCGGTCCCCCCACCCCCGCCTCCACGCCGAGGAAGCCCGGCCAAGACGACGACGAAGCCCttgccagcagcagcagcatggtAGTGTCGATGCGCGACGACGAGACCGGCGCGCTCGTGGCCACCGTCGGCGGCGAAGGCGACGAGCCGGATGACGACCCGCTGGACGCGCCGCCCGTGCGGACGGTGAAGGCCGGGCTGGCGGTTTTTGCGGACGAGTCGCGGCGGCTGTGGGCCATTGGCGCGCCCATCGCGTTCAACATCCTCTGCCTCTACGGCACCAACTCCACCACGCAGATCTTCGTTGGCCATATCGGCAACCGCGAGCTCTCCGCCGTCGCCATCGGCCTCTCCGTCGTCTCCAACTTCTCCTTCGGCTTCCTC CTGGGCATGGGGAGCGCGCTGGAGACGCTGTGCGGGCAGGCGTTCGGGGCGGGGCAGGTGGCCATGCTGGGCGTGTACATGCAGCGGTCGTGGATCATCCTTACGGCCTCGGCGCTCCTCCTCTCGCCGCTCTACATCTTCGCCGGGTCCATCCTGCGGCTGCTTGGCCAGGAGGAAGCCATCGCGGCCGCCGCCGGCGAGTTCACGCTGCGCATCATTCCGCAGATGTTCGCGCTGGCCATCAACTTCCCCACGCAGAAGTTCCTGCAGGCGCAGAGCAAGGTGATGGCGCTGGCATGGATCGGCTTCGCCGCCCTGATCGCGCACGTCGGCCTGCTGGCCCTCTTCGTGTCCCTGCTCGGCTGGGGCGTCGCCGGCGCCGCGGCGGCCTACGACATCTCCTCCTGGCTAACCGCGCTCGCGCAGGTGGCGTACGTGGTCGGGTGGTGCCGGGACGGGTGGACGGGCCTCTCCCGCGCGGCGTTCAACGAGCTCTGGGCCTTCGTCAAGCTCTCCCTCGCCTCCGCCGTGATGCTCTGCCTCGAGATCTGGTACATGATGGTGCTCGTGGTGCTCACGGGCCACCTCGACGACGCCGAGATCGCCGTGGACTCCATCTCCATCTGCATGAACATCAACGGGTGGGAGGGGATGCTCTTCATCGGCCTCAGCGCGGCCATCAGCGTGCGCGTGTCCAACGAGCTGGGCTCCGGCCGGCCGCGCGCCACGGTGCATGCAGTGGCCGTCGTGCTGGCGCAGTCGCTGGCGCTAGGGCTGGCGGCCATGGTGCTGATCCTGGCGACGCGGAACGAGTTCGCCGTCATCTTCACGGGCGACCGGCACCTGCAGAAGGCCGTGGCCAACATCGCCGGCCTGCTCGCGGTCACCATGGTGCTCAACAGCATCCAGCCCGTCATCTCGGGCATCGCCGTCGGCGGCGGCTGGCAGGCCGCCGTCGCCTACATCAACCTCGGCTGCTACTACGCCTTCGGCCTTCCCCTCGGGTTCATCTTCGGCTACCTCTTCCGATGGGGCGTCAGT GGGATTTGGGCGGGCATGCTGTGCGGGACGGCGTTGCAGACGGGGATCCTCATGTACATGGTCTTCAAGACCGACTGGAAAGCAGAG GCATCGAGGGCGCTGGAGAGGGTGAGATTGTGGGGAGGGCAGCACGCAAAGCTTCCCACCACAGACAGCGAAGAGACTAGCTAG
- the LOC123146227 gene encoding rRNA 2'-O-methyltransferase fibrillarin 1: MRAPMRGGGGRGGGRGFGDSGGRGGRGRGFGGRSDGGGRSGGRGFGGRSAGRGGRGGGRGGGRGGPGMKGGAKVVVVPHKHDGVFIAKAKEDALCTKNMVAGESVYGEKRVSVQNEDGSKVEYRVWNPFRSKLAAAVLGGVDNIWIAPGTRVLYLGAASGTTVSHVSDIVGPTGLVYAVEFSHRSGRDLVNMAKKRTNVIPIIEDARHPAKYRMLVGMVDVIFSDVAQPDQARILALNASYFLKNGGHFVISIKANCIDSTQAAEAVFASEVEKLKADQFKPSEQVTLEPFERDHACVVGGYRMPKKQK; encoded by the exons ATGAGGGCACccatgagaggaggaggagggcgcggcggcggcaggggcttCGGCGACAGCGGCGGCCGCGGGGGCCGTGGGCGCGGCTTCGGCGGGaggagcgacggcggcggccgcaGTGGCGGCCGGGGGTTCGGCGGCCGGAGCGCCGGCaggggcggccgcggcggcggcaggggtgGGGGAAGGGGAGGTCCAGGCATGAAGGGCGGGGCCAAGGTGGTCGTCGTGCCGCACAAGCACGACGGCGTCTtcatcgccaaggccaaggaggacGCGCTCTGCACCAAGAACATGGTCGCCGGCGAGTCCGTCTACGGCGAGAAGAGAGTCTCCGTCCAG AACGAGGACGGATCCAAGGTGGAGTACAGGGTGTGGAACCCCTTCAGGTCCAAGCTGGCTGCTGCTGTGCTCGGTGGTGTGGACAACATCTGGATT GCTCCTGGAACTCGTGTGCTGTACCTCGGAGCTGCCTCTGGAACAACCGTGTCTCATGTGTCTGACATTGTTGGACCG ACTGGGTTGGTGTATGCCGTTGAGTTCTCTCACCGGAGTGGTAGGGATCTTGTCAACATGGCCAAGAAGAGGACCAATGTCATCCCCATCATCGAGGATGCTAGGCACCCTGCCAAATACCGGATGCTGGTCGGCATGGTTGATGTTATCTTTTCAGATGTTGCACAGCCTGACCAG GCTAGAATCTTAGCCCTTAACGCATCATACTTCCTGAAGAATGGTGGCCACTTTGTCATTTCCATCAAG GCGAACTGTATCGATTCCACCCAGGCGGCCGAGGCCGTGTTTGCCAGTGAAGTGGAGAAGCTCAAGGCCGACCAGTTCAAGCCCTCAGAGCAGGTGACCCTGGAGCCCTTTGAGCGCGACCATGCTTGCGTCGTTGGTGGTTACAGGATGCCCAAGAAGCAAAAGTGA